A window of Pararhodobacter sp. genomic DNA:
AACCTTCGGTCGCGGCGCAATGCGATTTGCGGGTGAACCATGGCGATCTGACCGCGCTGCTGTATCTTCAGGGTTACGGTGTCGACGATTTCGCGGCAATCTGACGGGATTGCCGTGGGTTGCGGGTAGAGCGGGGGTTTCACACCCCCGCACCCCCGTGGGATATTGAGAGAACAAAGAACGGGATGGAAGATCCTGACAGGGAGAGGGTGTCATGACGCAAGAGAGCATTTTCATTGGCGGCGGCGGTGAAGGTTACGGCAATCCGCAAGAGCTGCTGTTGCGCTATGGCAACCGTCACGGGCTGATCGCCGGGGCCACGGGCACTGGTAAGACGATCACCATGCAGATCATGGCCGAGGCGTTCTCGAATGCTGGCGTGCCGGTGTTCCTGACCGATATCAAGGGCGACGTGGGCGGCATGGCGATGCCGGGCACGCCGCGCGATGCCTTTGCGCGCCGGGCCGCGACGATCGGGCTGGCGGATATCGGCTATGGGGCGGCGCCGGTCACGTTTTGGGACTTGTTCGGCCAGCAGGGCCACCCGGTGCGCACCACGATTGCCGAGATGGGGCCGCTGCTGCTGTCGCGCATTCTGGAGCTGACCGATGCGCAGGAAGGGGCGATCAATGTCGCCTTCCGGCTGTCGGACGAAAACGGCTGGCCGATCCTGGATCTCGATGATCTGCGGGCGATCTTGCAGTTTCTGGCCGAGAACCGTGCCGAGATTTCCGCGCAATATGGCAATGTGACCACATCGACGATTGGCGCCATTCAGCGCCGTTTGCTGGTACTGGAGAATCAGGGCGCGGCGCAGTTCTTTGGCGAGCCGGCCCTGGACATCCGCGATCTGATGACGACCACCGAGGGCAAGGGGCGCGTCAATATCCTGCACGCCGAGCACTTGATGACCACGCCACGGCTTTATGCGACCTTCATGTTGTGGCTGTTGTCGGAACTGTTCGAGGAACTGCCCGAGGTGGGCGACGCGGACAAGCCGAAGCTGGTGTTCTTTTTTGACGAGGCGCATCTGTTGTTCAGCAATGCCCCGCGTGCCTTGATCGAGAAAGTCGAGCAGGTGGCGCGTTTGATCCGCTCCAAAGGGGTGGGCGTCTATTTCATCACGCAGAACCCCGATGATGTGCCCGAAACCATCCTCTCGCAGCTTGGCAACCGGGTGCAGCATGCGCTGCGGGCCTTCACCGCGCGCGACCAGCAGGCGCTGCGCCGTGCCTCGCAAACCTACCGCTCGAATCCGCGGTTTGACACGGAGCAGGCCATCCGCGAGGTCGGGGTCGGCGAGGCCGTGACCTCGTTTCTGGAGAACAAGGGCGTTCCCGGCGTCGTGGAGCGCACGCTGATCCGCCCGCCCGCTTCGGCCATGGGGCCCTGCGATGACGCGACCCGGCGTCAGGCGATGGCTGGCTCGCCGGTGGCGGGGAAATACGACACCGCCATTGACCGGGACTCGGCGCAGGAAATGCTGGCCCGCCGCGCCGAACAGGCCGCGCGTCAGGCCGAGGCCTATGACGGCGACGACCGGGGCCGCCAGCGCGACGACGAGGACGAGGCGACCGAGCGCTATTCCCGCGCGCGGCGCTATCAACCGCCCGGCAGCATGCGGTCCCGGCGCGATGAGGACGATGCGCCACGCAGCCGGTCGCGCAGCACGTCACGCAGCAGTTCACGG
This region includes:
- a CDS encoding helicase HerA-like domain-containing protein; the protein is MTQESIFIGGGGEGYGNPQELLLRYGNRHGLIAGATGTGKTITMQIMAEAFSNAGVPVFLTDIKGDVGGMAMPGTPRDAFARRAATIGLADIGYGAAPVTFWDLFGQQGHPVRTTIAEMGPLLLSRILELTDAQEGAINVAFRLSDENGWPILDLDDLRAILQFLAENRAEISAQYGNVTTSTIGAIQRRLLVLENQGAAQFFGEPALDIRDLMTTTEGKGRVNILHAEHLMTTPRLYATFMLWLLSELFEELPEVGDADKPKLVFFFDEAHLLFSNAPRALIEKVEQVARLIRSKGVGVYFITQNPDDVPETILSQLGNRVQHALRAFTARDQQALRRASQTYRSNPRFDTEQAIREVGVGEAVTSFLENKGVPGVVERTLIRPPASAMGPCDDATRRQAMAGSPVAGKYDTAIDRDSAQEMLARRAEQAARQAEAYDGDDRGRQRDDEDEATERYSRARRYQPPGSMRSRRDEDDAPRSRSRSTSRSSSRRSDTAVEAFTKSMARSLGTRTGSALVRGVLGTLFRGR